One region of Candidatus Zymogenus saltonus genomic DNA includes:
- a CDS encoding HAMP domain-containing protein — protein MDKKRRKVRISLKLFLLFTYVGLIPIIFISFYTYYEINRVVAIEAENRLVEVGTGLSGNITRLINGSYKTMKLLARNPVIADDNKTAEEKGLELKKMESFSPDIMDLFILSGGEVTARGGIHGFPADRVEAKALLRDSPRITGPFVSSKLSTPAFIVSVPILPPVPVSERGERETSVLVGVFNLEGLWDVTNLTRIGKTGRAVVIDSEGRRIAGVGTDMMFTKFTDENINRITTVGKGIVHYTDDNAVKYIVFGTLVSGLKDIGPEGLRVVVFLEEDEAFLIADKIRKGLPYAVIVILIATSIVSFILSDAISRPIKKLTRATELIAKGEFSEEIVPTSSDEIGVLTDSFNRMARELSDSRDFIESYNKELERLVRERSRKLKESEEKYRMVVEGSGDGWVVFDKDGEIKFANRSMGSLVGKEPVELLGRKLDEFISLAPKGVDAKGAIHGKVLEDDSGKPIKIEMVGIDGDRKYLEVAIFSLSGEESEGRGEHKEGTPLFLAHLKDVTDIHTLETESENLKLELMERAKHSQIGVLAEGLFHNLNNPLQALVSLLKVNSEDLESELTQKGKKEIVDLSEWRQNLISDSREAYNLSKKLSDQVRNLMAKVRNEGKREVEELDINQILAEEIKFLEADLFFKHKIVKELILDEKIPPFRGVHSDFSQSFVNIILNAVDGMREAEERKLTVKTAVGRDDIVVTFQDTGVGIDERDIPNIFKPFFTTKRDQIGRGDSGTGLGLFTVDFLLKPYGAAYNVKSKPGETSFEIRLPISKGRNKKGVKKRELKGV, from the coding sequence ATGGATAAAAAAAGGCGAAAGGTAAGGATCTCTTTAAAGCTTTTTCTCCTTTTCACCTACGTCGGGCTCATTCCGATCATCTTTATCTCCTTTTACACCTACTACGAGATCAATCGAGTCGTGGCCATCGAGGCGGAAAACCGGCTTGTCGAGGTCGGGACGGGATTGAGCGGCAACATCACGAGACTGATCAACGGCTCCTACAAGACGATGAAGCTCCTTGCCAGAAATCCGGTTATAGCTGACGATAACAAGACGGCGGAGGAGAAGGGGTTGGAGTTGAAGAAAATGGAGAGCTTCTCCCCCGATATAATGGACCTCTTTATTTTAAGTGGAGGGGAGGTTACGGCCAGGGGAGGCATTCACGGTTTTCCTGCAGACAGGGTGGAGGCAAAGGCCCTCCTGCGGGACTCTCCAAGGATAACAGGGCCTTTCGTCTCCTCCAAGCTCTCGACCCCCGCCTTTATAGTGTCTGTGCCGATTTTGCCGCCTGTGCCGGTTTCCGAACGGGGAGAGAGGGAAACATCCGTCCTTGTGGGCGTCTTCAATCTGGAGGGTTTGTGGGACGTGACAAATCTAACCCGAATAGGAAAAACGGGCCGCGCCGTCGTCATCGACAGTGAGGGCAGGAGAATTGCCGGGGTGGGAACCGATATGATGTTTACGAAGTTTACCGACGAGAACATCAACAGGATCACCACGGTGGGAAAGGGTATAGTTCATTATACTGACGACAACGCAGTAAAGTATATCGTTTTCGGGACACTTGTTTCCGGCCTCAAGGATATAGGCCCGGAGGGGCTTCGGGTGGTGGTCTTCCTCGAAGAGGACGAGGCCTTTCTGATCGCAGACAAGATACGAAAAGGCCTCCCATATGCGGTGATTGTCATCCTTATCGCAACCTCGATCGTGTCATTCATATTGTCGGACGCAATATCCCGCCCGATAAAAAAGCTCACCCGGGCGACGGAGCTGATCGCAAAGGGGGAGTTTTCAGAGGAGATAGTGCCGACTTCTTCAGACGAGATCGGCGTCCTTACCGACTCCTTCAACCGCATGGCCAGGGAGCTGAGCGATTCGAGGGATTTCATCGAGAGCTACAACAAGGAGCTCGAGAGGCTTGTCAGGGAGAGGAGCCGCAAGCTGAAGGAGTCGGAGGAAAAATACAGGATGGTTGTGGAGGGTTCCGGGGACGGCTGGGTGGTCTTCGACAAGGACGGGGAGATAAAGTTTGCAAACCGGAGCATGGGCAGTCTCGTGGGAAAAGAGCCGGTTGAGCTTTTGGGGAGAAAGCTCGACGAGTTTATCTCCCTTGCGCCCAAAGGGGTAGATGCAAAGGGGGCGATTCACGGCAAGGTTTTGGAGGATGATTCGGGAAAGCCGATAAAAATCGAGATGGTCGGGATTGACGGAGACAGGAAGTATCTCGAGGTCGCAATATTTTCGCTTTCCGGCGAGGAGAGTGAGGGCCGGGGGGAACACAAGGAGGGAACACCACTCTTTCTCGCTCACCTAAAAGACGTTACCGATATTCACACCCTCGAAACTGAGAGTGAGAACCTCAAGCTCGAGCTCATGGAGCGGGCGAAGCACTCCCAGATCGGGGTATTGGCCGAGGGGCTCTTTCACAATCTTAACAACCCCCTTCAGGCCCTGGTGAGCCTTTTAAAGGTAAACTCTGAAGACCTCGAGAGCGAGCTTACACAAAAGGGGAAAAAGGAGATTGTCGATTTGAGCGAGTGGAGACAAAATCTCATCTCCGACTCGAGGGAGGCGTACAACCTCTCTAAGAAGCTCTCGGATCAGGTCAGAAACCTCATGGCAAAGGTAAGAAACGAGGGGAAGAGGGAGGTGGAGGAGCTGGATATTAATCAAATATTGGCGGAAGAGATAAAATTCCTGGAGGCGGATCTCTTCTTCAAACACAAGATCGTAAAGGAGCTGATATTAGACGAGAAGATCCCCCCGTTTAGAGGGGTGCATTCCGATTTTTCCCAGAGCTTTGTCAACATTATCCTGAACGCCGTTGACGGCATGAGGGAGGCCGAAGAGAGAAAGCTGACCGTTAAGACCGCGGTCGGTAGAGACGATATCGTGGTGACGTTTCAGGACACGGGTGTCGGGATAGACGAGCGGGACATCCCGAATATCTTCAAACCTTTTTTTACAACCAAGAGGGATCAAATAGGGAGGGGGGATTCTGGGACGGGGCTGGGACTCTTCACGGTGGACTTCCTGTTGAAGCCCTACGGGGCGGCCTACAACGTAAAGTCGAAGCCGGGAGAGACCTCTTTTGAGATAAGGCTCCCGATATCGAAGGGCCGGAACAAAAAAGGCGTGAAAAAGAGGGAGCTGAAGGGCGTTTGA
- a CDS encoding HAMP domain-containing protein encodes MDGSKGVKGVNVRGRGFVPPAYGKGMKLKYKMALTMSLVIFVVMGLVTAITVNREVAAKKRDADLRIAGIVTVIKLTMGKMPTDDFNRWVRSLYSVKYETVNYNLDLIYIVIENGDGEDIVSSVNPRAGLEGAGSEAYEGLTGLKNLEVKGLKKVEASVMDKNTGDLKYSIYLGYYLKNLQKGIWEMAGKSLAVTFLLIVFAVTLSFYFSNRLTRPIDSLVSGMEMVAGGDFAVRVPAITKDEIGFLAESFNKMTEGLKEREFIKDTFKRYVTREIADQLLSQKNKIVLTGEKRVITVLFADIKGFTTIAEKTPPVELVSTLNDYFSVMIDIIFKYEGVLDKFIGDAVMAFWNAPLEQKHPPLRAVMTALEMQGALGKLNERRERQGKHPLYMGIGINTGEAVAGIIGSERKMEYTVIGDTVNVAQRLESITEKGQILVSETTYMKARERLEAVELGPQALKGLKRDIKVFNILGVKKGEGEKYDRKA; translated from the coding sequence ATGGATGGGAGTAAGGGGGTCAAGGGCGTCAATGTAAGGGGGAGGGGATTTGTGCCCCCTGCATACGGGAAGGGAATGAAGCTAAAGTACAAGATGGCCCTTACGATGTCACTGGTCATATTTGTCGTGATGGGGCTTGTGACGGCTATTACGGTTAACCGGGAGGTGGCCGCAAAGAAGAGGGACGCCGACCTCAGGATAGCCGGGATCGTAACGGTGATCAAGCTGACAATGGGTAAAATGCCGACGGATGACTTCAATCGGTGGGTGAGATCCCTCTACTCCGTAAAGTACGAGACGGTAAATTACAATCTCGACCTTATTTACATCGTCATCGAGAACGGCGACGGCGAAGATATCGTCTCTTCCGTGAATCCGAGGGCGGGACTTGAGGGGGCAGGCTCCGAGGCTTACGAAGGCCTTACAGGGCTAAAAAACCTCGAGGTGAAGGGATTGAAAAAGGTCGAGGCATCGGTCATGGATAAAAACACGGGGGACTTGAAATATTCGATATATTTGGGTTATTATCTGAAGAACCTTCAAAAGGGAATCTGGGAGATGGCGGGAAAGTCCCTTGCGGTTACGTTTCTCTTGATCGTTTTTGCTGTGACCTTGTCGTTTTACTTCTCAAACAGGCTCACCCGTCCGATAGACTCCCTTGTATCCGGCATGGAGATGGTGGCGGGGGGCGACTTTGCGGTGAGGGTTCCGGCAATCACCAAAGACGAGATCGGTTTCTTGGCGGAGAGCTTCAATAAAATGACCGAGGGGTTGAAGGAGAGGGAGTTCATCAAGGACACCTTCAAGAGGTACGTGACTAGAGAGATAGCGGACCAGCTCCTCTCCCAGAAGAACAAAATAGTCCTTACCGGGGAAAAGAGGGTGATAACCGTCCTCTTTGCCGACATAAAGGGCTTTACAACCATAGCCGAGAAGACGCCGCCGGTGGAGCTGGTCTCCACCCTTAACGACTATTTCTCCGTTATGATAGACATCATCTTCAAATACGAGGGGGTTCTCGACAAGTTCATAGGGGACGCCGTCATGGCATTCTGGAACGCCCCCCTGGAGCAGAAGCACCCGCCCTTGAGGGCCGTTATGACCGCTCTGGAGATGCAGGGCGCTCTTGGTAAGCTGAACGAGAGGCGCGAACGTCAGGGGAAACATCCCCTATACATGGGGATCGGGATAAACACCGGCGAGGCCGTGGCGGGGATTATCGGCTCCGAAAGGAAAATGGAGTACACCGTCATCGGGGACACCGTAAATGTCGCCCAGCGTCTGGAGTCGATAACCGAAAAGGGGCAGATACTTGTGAGCGAAACCACCTATATGAAGGCGAGGGAGAGGCTTGAAGCGGTGGAGCTTGGCCCCCAGGCCTTGAAGGGGCTCAAAAGGGATATAAAGGTTTTCAACATCTTGGGAGTAAAAAAGGGAGAAGGAGAGAAATATGACAGGAAGGCATAA